One Mya arenaria isolate MELC-2E11 chromosome 5, ASM2691426v1 genomic window carries:
- the LOC128235492 gene encoding fibrillin-3-like: MDAFYGFTSSMFLSASLFPMFNYIDECSSGTARCNHTCANTQGSFTCSCRSGYRLARDGTTCSDVNECSSGIASCTHTCANTQGSFTCSCSSGYTLLSNGRTCSDVNECSSGTARCSHICTNTAGSFTCSCRSGYILSSDRRSCSDVNECSSDTAGCNHICTNTAGSFTCSCRSGYSLSGDSRLCSDVNECSAGTARCNQKCTNTPGSFTRSCRSGYSLSSDSRTCSDLNECISGTARCSHICTNTAGSFTCSCRNGYTLSSNGRSCSDVNECSSDTAGCSHTCTNTQGSFTCSCRSGFSLSSDGRACSDIDECSSGTARCNHTCANTQGSFTCSCRSGYCLASDGITCSDVNECSSGTVICSHTCTNTPGSFTCSCSSGYTLSSDGKTCSDINECSSGRVACHHTCTNTNGSFTCSCRGGYTLSSDGRSCSDIDECGFGTARCNHTCANTQGSFTCSCRIGYSLSSDGRTCSDVNECSSGIARCTHTCANTQGSFTCSCSSGYTLFSNGRTCSDVNECSSGTARCSHICTNTAGSFTCSCRSGYILSSDRRSCSDVNECSSDTAGCSHICTNTAGSFTCSCRSGYTLSGDGRSCSDVNECSAGTARCNHTCTNTPGSFTCSCRSGYSLSSDGRTCSDVNECISGTARCSHICTNTAGSFTCSCRNGYTLSSNGRSCSDVNECSSDTAGCSHTCTNTQGSFTCLCRSGFSLSSDGRTCFDIDECSSGTARCNHTCANTQGSFTCSCRSGYRLARDGTTCSDVNECSSGTARCSHMCTNSPGSFTCSCRSGYTLSSDGRSCSDTDECSSGTARCSHTCASTQGSFICSCRSGHSLSTDGRTCSDVNECSSGTARCGHTCANTQGSFTCSCRSGYILSSDGRTCSDIDECSSGTARCDHTCSNTQGSFICSCKNGYSLSTDGRTCSDIDECSSGTARCSQTCNNTQGSFICSCRSGYSLSSDDRTCSDDDECNNKTHFCDQLCTNEEGAYSCSCRSGYLLDANNRTCSEFGPISCSASTENGIFWPDAHDGQISRHKSCRDGYQGDIYRHCQNGIYLNSVDNCTRWVIQETYIQVLNGSLNFTEALTKLKPETNTFTEADVNLLTAGELQTVNKILDKAIDDIELNTDTTENDTDNGVGADSVITTIDRFISKVVNSSDLGLNMKFDKPNLLIEIGQVEECDKITFPSTTEKIKGTTGAHIVVGCGPGEQVFSGSVYKNVSGMLPTALNDIDSLDGSINGPVMSFSFKRKETRTEDVQITFHIFDKKLSDPSCSYWNLNLSSQKGLWSTDGCNLEHFDRERGVVKCHCNHLTNFAILMSPASITETESVHHRRLGVMSIVGCSISILGLILTIASYAYFWRAVRSNRSIILLNLCTVLLLAYALFLAGVDKTSQHVLCTSISVLLHYIFLTAFFLMLSEGCIIAQLVLRSLDTRNRLHTWLGISYGVPLVIVIISAAVFRLEGYGNDQFCWLSIDTGLIWTFAGTTLAIIGVNSIITVAVIKSLFGTSIMSKKEIADKMKKVHHRFGGVKMESSTAVQ; the protein is encoded by the exons atggaTGCCTTCTACGGCTTCACGTCGTCGATGTTTTTGAGTGCATCCCTGTTCCCCATGTTCAATT ACATTGACGAGTGTAGTTCCGGTACAGCGAGATGCAATCACACATGTGCCAACACACAGGGGTCATTTACATGCTCCTGTAGAAGCGGCTATAGATTAGCTAGAGACGGCACTACGTGTTCAG ATGTAAATGAGTGTAGTTCCGGCATAGCAAGTTGTACTCACACATGTGCCAACACACAAGGCTCGTTCACATGTTCCTGTAGTAGCGGTTATACATTATTGAGCAACGGCAGAACGTGTTCCG ATGTAAATGAGTGTAGTTCTGGCACAGCGAGATGTAGTCACATATGCACCAACACAGCAGGCTCATTCACATGTTCCTGTAGAAGCGGCTATATTCTATCTAGCGACAGAAGATCATGTTCTG ATGTGAATGAGTGTAGTTCGGACACAGCAGGATGTAATCACATATGCACCAACACAGCAGGCTCATTCACATGTTCATGTAGAAGCGGCTATTCTTTATCGGGCGACAGCAGATTATGTTCTG ATGTAAATGAGTGTAGTGCCGGCACAGCAAGATGTAATCAGAAATGTACCAACACACCAGGTTCATTCACACGTTCCTGTAGAAGTGGCTATAGTTTATCGAGCGACAGCAGAACATGTTCTG ATCTAAATGAGTGTATTTCCGGCACAGCCCGATGTAGTCACATATGCACCAACACAGCAGGCTCATTCACATGTTCCTGTAGAAATGGCTATACTTTATCTAGCAATGGCAGATCATGTTCCG ATGTAAATGAGTGTAGTTCCGACACAGCAGGATGTAGTCACACATGTACTAACACACAAGGCTCATTCACATGCTCATGTAGAAGCGGCTTTAGTTTATCGAGCGACGGCCGGGCATGTTCTG ACATTGACGAGTGTAGTTCCGGCACAGCGAGATGCAATCATACATGTGCCAACACACAGGGATCATTTACATGCTCGTGCAGAAGCGGCTATTGTTTAGCGAGTGACGGCATAACATGTTCAG ATGTAAATGAGTGTAGTTCAGGCACAGTGATATGTAGTCACACATGTACCAACACACCAGGCTCATTCACATGTTCCTGTAGTAGCGGCTATACTTTATCGAGCGACGGCAAAACATGTTCTG ATATAAACGAGTGTAGTTCTGGCAGAGTGGCATGTCATCACACATGTACTAACACAAACGGCTCATTCACATGTTCGTGTAGAGGCGGCTATACATTATCGAGTGACGGACGGTCTTGTTCTG ACATTGACGAGTGTGGTTTCGGCACAGCTAGATGTAATCACACATGTGCAAACACACAAGGGTCATTCACATGTTCCTGCCGAATCGGGTATAGTTTATCGAGCGACGGAAGAACATGTTCAG ATGTAAATGAGTGTAGTTCCGGCATAGCAAGATGTACCCACACATGTGCCAACACACAAGGCTCGTTCACATGTTCCTGTAGTAGCGGTTATACATTATTTAGCAACGGCAGAACGTGTTCCG ATGTAAATGAGTGTAGTTCTGGCACAGCGAGATGTAGTCACATATGCACCAACACAGCAGGCTCATTCACATGTTCCTGTAGAAGCGGCTATATTCTATCTAGCGACAGAAGATCATGTTCTG ATGTAAATGAGTGTAGTTCGGACACAGCAGGATGTAGTCACATATGCACTAACACAGCAGGCTCATTCACATGTTCATGTAGAAGCGGCTATACTTTATCGGGCGACGGCAGATCATGTTCTG ACGTAAATGAGTGTAGTGCCGGCACAGCAAGATGTAATCACACATGTACCAACACACCAGGCTCATTCACATGTTCCTGTAGAAGTGGCTATAGTTTATCGAGCGACGGCAGAACATGTTCTG ATGTAAATGAGTGTATTTCTGGCACAGCCCGATGTAGTCACATTTGCACAAATACAGCAGGCTCATTCACATGTTCCTGTAGAAATGGCTATACTTTATCTAGCAACGGCAGATCTTGTTCTG ATGTAAATGAGTGTAGTTCCGACACAGCAGGATGTAGTCACACATGTACTAACACACAAGGCTCATTCACATGCTTATGTAGAAGCGGCTTTAGTTTATCGAGCGATGGTCGGACATGTTTTG ACATTGACGAGTGTAGTTCCGGTACAGCGAGATGCAATCACACATGTGCCAACACACAGGGGTCATTTACATGCTCCTGTAGAAGCGGCTATAGATTAGCTAGAGACGGCACTACGTGTTCAG ATGTAAATGAGTGTAGTTCCGGCACAGCGAGATGTAGTCACATGTGTACCAACTCACCAGGCTCATTCACATGTTCATGTAGAAGCGGCTATACACTGTCGAGCGACGGCAGATCTTGTTCTG ATACAGATGAATGTAGTTCCGGCACAGCGAGATGTAGTCACACATGTGCTAGCACACAAGGTTCTTTCATATGTTCCTGTAGAAGCGGCCATTCTTTATCCACCGACGGCAGAACATGTTCTG ATGTAAATGAATGTAGTTCCGGCACAGCGAGATGTGGTCACACATGTGCCAACACACAAGGCTCATTCACATGTTCCTGTAGAAGTGGCTATATTTTATCGAGCGACGGTCGGACATGTTCTG ATATTGACGAGTGTAGTTCCGGCACTGCGAGATGTGATCACACATGTTCAAACACACAAGGCTCATTCATATGTTCCTGTAAAAACGGATATAGTTTATCGACTGACGGCAGAACATGCTCAG ATATTGACGAGTGTAGTTCAGGCACAGCAAGATGTAGTCAGACATGTAACAACACACAAGGTTCATTCATTTGTTCTTGTAGAAGCGGCTATAGTTTATCTAGTGATGACCGAACATGTTCAG aTGATGATGAATGCAATAACAAAACTCACTTCTGTGATCAATTATGTACGAACGAAGAAGGGGCGTATAGCTGCTCCTGTAGATCAGGATATTTGTTGGACGCAAATAATCGCACTTGTTCAG AATTTGGGCCGATCTCATGCTCTGCCTCAACCGAAAACGGAATATTCTGGCCAGATGCACATGATGGACAGATATCTCGACACAAATCATGTCGTGACGGATACCAAG GGGATATATATCGACATTGTCAAAATGGTATTTATCTCAACTCCGTTGACAATTGTACAAGATGGGTCATACAGGAAACTTACATTCAG GTGCTAAATGGCTCTCTGAATTTCACGGAAGCGCTAACGAAATTAAAGCCAGAAACGAACACCTTTACAGAAGCAGACGTTAATTTACTAACAGCAGGCGAACTTCAAACTGTTAATAAGATTCTCGATAAAGCCATTGACGACATCGAATTGAATACTGATACAACCGAGAACGACACTGAC AATGGAGTTGGTGCCGACTCCGTAATAACAACCATTGACCGGTTTATTTCGAAAGTTGTGAACTCGTCTGACCTGGGTTTGAACATGAAGTTCGACAAGCCAAACTTGT tAATAGAAATTGGGCAAGTAGAGGAATGTGACAAAATTACTTTTCCGTCAACGACTGAGAAAATAAAAGGAACTACGGGAGCTCACATTGTCGTTGGCTGTGGACCAG GTGAACAAGTATTCAGCGGTAGTGTATACAAGAATGTGTCGGGAATGTTGCCTACCGCTTTAAACGATATCGACTC ATTAGACGGTTCAATCAACGGTCCGGTCATGTCCTTTAGtttcaaaagaaaagaaaccAGAACAGAGGACGTCCAGATAACGTTCCACATCTTTGAT AAAAAACTATCTGATCCTTCCTGTTCCTACTGGAATCTAAATTTAAG TAGCCAGAAAGGCCTCTGGTCAACTGATGGATGCAATTTGGAACACTTTGACAGAGAACGAGGAGTCGTGAAGTGCCATTGTAACCATCTGACAAATTTTGCGATCCTCATGAGCCCCGCTAGTATTACTGAAACG GAAAGTGTTCACCACCGTCGCCTTGGGGTCATGTCAATTGTGGGATGCAGTATATCTATACTTGGCTTGATTCTTACCATTGCCTCGTACGCCTACTTCTGGAG GGCAGTACGTTCGAATAGGTCAATTATACTCCTCAACCTTTGCACGGTTCTTCTTCTGGCATACGCCCTGTTCCTTGCAGGGGTGGACAAAACTTCACAACAT GTCTTGTGCACATCCATTTCTGTTTTACTCCATTACATATTTTTGACTGCCTTTTTCTTGATGCTATCAGAAGGATGCATTATTGCACAGTTGGTACTCAGATCCTTGGATACAAGGAACCGTTTGCACACGTGGCTTGGAATTTCTTACG GAGTGCCGTTGGTAATTGTGATTATTTCGGCTGCAGTATTTAGGCTAGAAGGATATGGAAATGATCAATT CTGCTGGCTGAGCATTGATACAGGACTTATCTGGACCTTTGCTGGAACGACATTGGCAATAATAGGT